In one window of Episyrphus balteatus chromosome 3, idEpiBalt1.1, whole genome shotgun sequence DNA:
- the LOC129914264 gene encoding cyclin-C, with the protein MAGNFWQSSHAQQWILDRQDLARERQHDLQSLTEDEYQKIFIFFANIIQVLGEQLKLRQQVIATATVYFKRFYARNSLKNIDPLLLAPTCILLASKVEEFGVISNSRLISICQSVIKTKFNYAYAQEFPYRINHILECEFYLLENLDCCLIVYQPYRPLLQLVQDIGGQEDNFLTLAWRIINDSLRTDVCLLYPPYQIAIGCLQIACVILQKDLKSWFAELNVDLDKVQEIVRSIVNLFELWKDWKEKDEIQALLAKIPKPKPAPQR; encoded by the exons ATGGCTGGAAATTTTTGGCAAAGTTCTCACGCTCAACAATGGATACTAGACAGACAAGACCTAGCCCGAGAACGTCAACACGACCTACAATCTCTCACCGAAGATgaataccaaaaaatatttatattttttgccaACATTATTCAAGTGCTAGGAGAACAATTAAAACTTCGTCAGCAGGTCATTGCCACTGCCACTGTCTACTTTAAACGATTCTATGCaagaaattcattaaaaaacatAGATCCTTTGTTACTTGCGCCCACTTGCATTCTACTTGCCTCCAAAGTAGAAGAATTTGGAGTAATTTCCAACTCGAGATTAATATCAATCTGCCAATCAGTAATTAAGACAAAATTCAATTATGCTTATGCCCAGGAATTCCCCTACAGAATCAATCACATTCTGGAGTGTGAATTTTATCTATTAGAGAATTTAGACTGCTGTTTGATTGTTTATCAACCATACAGACCGCTGTTGCAGTTGGTTCAAGATATTGGTGGGCAGGAAGATAATTTCTTGACGCTAGCTTGGCGAATTATAAATGATTCTTTGAGGACAGATGTTTGTTTGTTGTATCCACCATATCAA ATTGCGATTGGATGCCTACAAATTGCTTGTGTTATTCTACAAAAAGACTTAAAATCATGGTTTGCCGAATTGAATGTAGATTTAGACAAAGTACAGGAAATTGTACGTTCTATagtaaatttgtttgaattgtGGAAGGATTGGAAGGAAAAGGATGAAATACAGGCTTTGCTGGCTAAAATTCCCAAACCTAAACCTGCTCCTCAACggtaa
- the LOC129915408 gene encoding THO complex subunit 3, translated as MPRKNANIEELQTFFKSHSKIKEQKAHTSKVHSVGWSCDGKRLASGSFDKTVAVFTLDRERVNKENTYRGHTGSVDQLCWHSFTPELLSTASGDKTVRIWDIRAGKCSTVTNTKGENINITWSPDGRTIAVGNKEDLVTFIDTRTNKVRAEEQFNFEVNEIAWNNTSDMFFLTNGLGCVHILNYPGLELQHVLKAHPATCICIEFDPTGKYFATGSADALVSIWDANELACLRVLSRLDWPVRTISFSYDGKLLASASEDLLIDIAHTETGEKISDIPVDAATFTVAWHPKQYLLAYACDDKDNNDRRREAGNLKVYGFSE; from the exons atgccCCGCAAAAATGCCAACATTGAAGAACtacaaacttttttcaagtctcatagtaaaataaaagaacaaaagGCCCACACTTCCAAG GTTCACTCAGTTGGTTGGAGCTGTGATGGCAAACGCCTAGCATCAGGATCTTTTGATAAAACAGTTGCAGTCTTCACACTAGATCGAGAACGTGTG AATAAAGAAAACACTTATCGTGGCCATACTGGATCAGTAGACCAACTATGTTGGCATTCATTCACCCCAGAACTACTTAGCACAGCTAGTGGTGATAAAACGGTCAGAATCTGGGATATTCGAGCGGGAAAATGTTCGACAGTGACGAACACTAAAGGAGAGAACATTAATATCACTTGGTCACCGGATGGTAGAACTATTGCTGTTGGCAACAAAGAAGATTTGGTTACTTTTATTGATACTAGAACAAATAAAGTTCGAGCTGAGGAACAGTTCAATTTTGAG GTAAATGAAATTGCTTGGAACAACACCAGCGATATGTTCTTTCTCACAAATGGTCTAGGTTGTGTACATATCCTCAATTACCCTGGACTCGAATTACAACATGTTCTAAAAGCTCATCCTGCCACTTgcatttgtattgaatttgatCCAACAG GAAAGTATTTTGCTACTGGATCAGCAGATGCCCTTGTATCTATTTGGGATGCCAATGAACTAGCTTGTTTGAGAGTTCTTTCTCGATTAGATTGGCCAGTGCGTACAATATCATTTAGTTATGATGGGAAGCTTCTAGCATCAGCTAGTGAAGATCTATTAATTGATATAGCTCATACTGAAACAG GAGAAAAAATATCAGACATTCCCGTAGATGCAGCTACTTTTACAGTTGCATGGCATCCAAAACAATATTTGCTGGCTTATGCATGCGACGATAAAGATAACAACGATAGGCGCCGAGAAGCTGGCAATTTAAAAGTTTATGGTTTTtctgaataa
- the LOC129914048 gene encoding discs overgrown protein kinase, producing the protein MELRVGNKYRLGRKIGSGSFGDIYLGTTINTGEEVAIKLECIRTKHPQLHIESKFYKMMQGGIGIPRIIWCGSEGDYNVMVMELLGPSLEDLFNFCARRFSLKTVLLLADQMISRIDYIHSRDFIHRDIKPDNFLMGLGKKGNLVYIIDFGLAKKFRDTRTLRHIPYRENKNLTGTARYASINTHLGIEQSRRDDLESLGYVLMYFNLGALPWQGLKAANKRQKYERISEKKLSTTILSLCKGFPNEFVNYLNFCRQMHFEQRPDYCYLRKLFRNLFHRLGFTYDYVFDWNLLKFGGPRNPAVQQQQEDGTGEANAANKQNPQIVSSHTAVVPSSGGGGGLVSNSGGGGGGGNAPMVGASGTGSGAVGAIDDSMAVATNSSRPYDTPERRPSIRIRGGPTVVVNDSRNNK; encoded by the coding sequence GAATGTATCCGAACAAAACACCCACAATTGCACATTGaaagtaaattttataaaatgatgCAAGGCGGTATTGGTATACCGCGCATAATATGGTGTGGCTCTGAAGGCGATTATAATGTCATGGTTATGGAACTACTTGGTCCATCTCTAGAggatctatttaatttttgtgcgAGACGTTTCTCACTCAAAACCGTACTTTTGCTGGCCGATCAAATGATATCACGTATCGACTACATACACTCACGAGACTTCATCCACCGGGACATCAAACCAGACAACTTCCTAATGGGCCTCGGCAAAAAGGGTAACTTAGTATATATCATAGATTTTGGTTTAGCGAAAAAATTCCGTGATACACGAACCCTGCGACATATACCGTatcgagaaaataaaaatctcacCGGTACTGCTCGTTATGCCTCCATTAATACCCACTTAGGAATTGAACAATCACGTCGTGACGATCTAGAATCCTTAGGCTATGTTCTCATGTATTTCAATTTGGGTGCGCTCCCTTGGCAAGGCTTGAAGGCCGCCAATAAACGACAAAAATATGAACGTATTTCCGAGAAGAAACTCTCCACAACGATATTGTCCCTGTGCAAGGGTTTCCCCAATGAGTTTGTCAACTATTTAAATTTCTGCCGTCAAATGCATTTCGAACAACGTCCAGATTACTGCTACTTGCGTAAGTTGTTCCGCAATTTGTTCCATCGTTTGGGCTTCACCTATGACTATGTCTTCGACTGGAATCTCCTGAAATTCGGCGGACCACGCAATCCGGCCGTTCAGCAGCAGCAAGAAGATGGCACTGGCGAGGCGAATGCAGCGAACAAACAAAATCCACAGATTGTTAGCAGTCATACAGCTGTGGTGCCAAGTTCTGGAGGCGGTGGCGGTTTGGTCAGCAATTCTGGTGGTGGCGGCGGTGGTGGAAATGCACCCATGGTTGGAGCTAGCGGCACTGGCAGTGGCGCTGTTGGTGCTATCGATGACTCAATGGCCGTTGCAACAAATTCGTCTAGGCCTTACGATACGCCCGAACGGCGTCCCTCAATCCGTATCCGGGGAGGGCCAACGGTCGTTGTTAATGACAGTAGAAACAATAAATAA
- the LOC129916063 gene encoding 2-(3-amino-3-carboxypropyl)histidine synthase subunit 2 — protein MSTSAFSTSESVSLERQAETDNDLDTPFEQIWSDKHLKVCSGWIKQNNYKNVCLQFPDNYLPFSVRISDSLKAECKTNVFVLADTSYGSCCVDEIAAAHVEADSLIHFGNACRSKVSRLPVLYMFPELPFAIEEFEKHIKALNVEGKPVSIYLDIGYHYLLDQVSDNMFENVRVLLSGAQVSIKTYPFDEESHEEHETTGDRICIFIGADNNRFFNLSLTSKAAQWFIYNPKLNIFEEKNPLTASYIRRRYFYIEKCKDAQMLGLIVATLTSDGYLNVVTRLQEMAKSHGIKTQIISVGRINPAKLANFLEIDCFVMIGCPFNNMYTSKEFYKPIVSVFEAEMALNPAWHMKYPEAYVTDFKEILPEGSNYMEFKADDVTENDVSLVSGRMRSSGIGDGEESVENGTQAIAQVGKMHLMETSNGLTFEDRTWKGLDPELGCTEPAKIQKGLSGIPTNYTHD, from the exons ATGTCCACTTCAGCATTCTCCACATCTGAAAGTGTTTCATTAGAACGTCAAGCAGAAACAGACAACGATTTGGACACTCCTTTCGAACAAATTTGGTCTGACAAACACTTGAAAGTTTGCTCTGGTtggattaaacaaaataattataaaaat GTTTGTCTACAATTCCCAGACAATTATCTTCCTTTTAGTGTGAGAATATCGGACAGCTTGAAGGCCGAATGCAAAACAAATGTCTTTGTTCTGGCCGATACATCCTATGGCAGTTGTTGTGTTGATGAG ATCGCTGCTGCTCACGTCGAAGCCGATAGTTTGATACATTTTGGTAATGCGTGTCGCAGTAAGGTTTCTCGTCTACCAGTTCTCTACATGTTCCCAGAGTTACCCTTTGCCATTGAAGAATTTGAAAAACACATCAAAGCTCTCAATGTCGAAGGTAAACCTGTATCAATTTACTTAGACATTGGCTACCATTACCTGTTGGATCAGGTATCTGATAATATGTTTGAAAACGTTAGGGTTTTGCTGTCCGGAGCACAAGTTTCTATCAAAACATATCCATTCGATGAAGAATCACATGAGGAACACGAAACAACGGGCGAtcgaatttgtatttttatcggCGCCGACAACAATCGCTTCTTTAATCTTTCCCTAACATCAAAAGCCGCCCAATGGTTCATTTACAATCCAAAACTTAATATATTCGAAGAAAAGAATCCGCTCACTGCCAGTTACATTCGTCGCCGATATTTTTATATCGAAAAATGTAAAGATGCACAAATGCTTGGATTGATTGTGGCCACACTTACATCGGACGGGTACTTAAATGTGGTCACTCGTTTACAAGAAATGGCCAAAAGCCATGGTATTAAAACTCAAATTATATCCGTTGGCCGGATAAATCCAGCAAAATTGGCAAATTTCCTTGAAATTGATTGTTTTGTCATGATTGGATGTCCCTTCAATAATATGTATACTTCAAAGGAATTCTATAAACCAATTGTTTCGGTGTTTGAAGCTGAAATGGCATTGAATCCAGCTTGGCATATGAAATATCCAGAAGCGTATGTGACTGATTTTAAGGAAATTCTTCCAGAAGGAAGTAATTATATGGAATTCAAAGCAGATGATGTTACTGAAAATGATGTTAGTTTGGTTAGTGGGCGGATGCGTAGTTCGGGAATTGGTGATGGTGAGGAAAGTGTGGAAAATGGAACACAGGCGATAGCACAAGTTGGAAAAATGCATCTAATGGAAACAAGTAATGGGCTGACGTTTGAGGATCGAACGTGGAAGGGATTAGATCCAGAGCTGGGATGTACTGAACCAGCAAAAATTCAGAAAGGTTTAAGTGGGATTCCAACAAATTATACACATGACTAG